TACTTGGTGCATCctaaggtagtgtttggttgctggGATGGAATGGGATAGGATGGGATGAACCCATTTTTAGGGGTGTTTGGTTCAGGGGTGAGTGGGATGGGTTGGTCCCTacagaggaatattcctctcagatccgggacCAATCAGTCTGGCCAAAACTGGCGGACGAACTCGTCCCACTTGGGACGAGCGACGGCGTGAAACCGCCGCTTTGCTCGCACGCTCTTCctcgggagacggcggcgggctcggcgacggcggcggtgggctcggcaacggcggcggtggggggctcggcgatggcggcggtagATGGCTCGGTGGGCTcgacgactgcggcggcggcgggctcgacgACTGCGGCGGCAGGGGgcccggtggcggcggatccagtggtggggagggcggcggcggcggcggatccggtggtgtggagggcggcggcggcggatccggcgatgGGGAAGGTTGTGGAGACGGATCCGGAGGCGGGGAACTCGGCGGCGGGCCGACCGTGCGTCGTCGCGCTTCTCCGCCCGCCTGACCGCGATGGTGGTCgtgctcgccctcctctccaccggcctctcctctccctctcccgcgcggacctcgccgccgtcgtcgtcgccgagccgcGGCTGCTCTGCGCGAAGGCCGACACCATCGCCGCTAGCGCTCGGTTGGGTCATCCcgtccatcgtcgtcgccgagcccaccgccgccgacgtcgcccgagcccgccgccgccgctgtcgcccgaGCCGtctaccgccgccgtcgccgagcccccCGCAGCCGCTCATCGACGCCATcaaggaggtcggcggcgaccacGTCCGGAGGTGAGGGCAGAGGCGGCGTCGGCCATGGTTGTTGCAAACGGCGTTGTCGGTGGTTGCAAACGGCGCTCATCCCATCCCTCCCTCGTTCCttgaaccaaacaaaaaactgggaTCGTCCTATTCTACAAACCAAACACCCGAATGGAATCATCCCAATCCTCAAATCAGGGATGGtttcatcccatcccacctAGTCCCAGAACCAAACACACGCTAATTGAGTTTTGGGATTCACTTTTCACCTGTAAAGACCAAAGTTTTTCATACTTGTTGTCTATGTCTGTTCCACATGTAAGGGGTTGCGCTAGAAAAGCCTAGAATAATCTGTCTTGCTGCTTTTTACCGATCAGATCCAACGATTTTCCTTCGTCCTATTTCTCTATGGGATGGTTCAGTGTTTTTTATTACTTGGATCAATTAGGTGTTGTCTTGGGTTTTATTGTCCCTGACTCTGAAATGCTAGAGCAAACTGGATCCTAATACAATATTCATGGTATAATAACTGCAAGCTTAGTGTAACTTACAATAGAACCAGCACCGATTCCCTCATAATTTCCAGTAGGTCCGTTTACCATTAATGCCCATGATGCACTAAGATCATTTTGTCCTCGCACTTTTGGCTCATAGACATTGATTGCAACTTGTGTTCCATATATTTCATCATATGTTGTACACCCAGCTCTCTACATAGAAGATAGAGTCATGTTTATTATTagtaataaaaacaaaaattttggATAGAAGAAAAACTTCACACACAACACAAGTAACACTAAGGTGAGATTTCTTGATTCCTAATTGTTTTAGGGATAAATTTATTACTTGCTACTAAAATTGTACTCATTCACTTAGTTTGCCACTTATACTGTCCTAATGACAGTACGTGGGGGTTTCAAGACACGCATGTCAGTAAGAAAGTCTGTGTGTAGAAATTTGAGAGGAAACTAAGAAATTGCCATAAAAGACATTCTTTTTTTAGCGTATCTGGAACGTTGATCTGGAAATTCTTTCAAAATCGTTCTTACTTGTGGAGCTCTAGTTGATAGAGTTAGAACAAGGGAAGAAAAAGATGCAGAAGGAGGGCAAGGTTTGTGCAAatattaggaaaaaaatatatgctggAAACTACATATGTAGTGGTAAACCTGGAAACTACCATTAGATTGAAAAATGGACGtctgagattcgtccacgtcaccacGGATACAAATTTTACTAGTAGGTTTATATTTTTACTCATGGTGACGTGTACGAAATCTCAGACGTACATTTTTCGATCCGATGGTAATTCTAGGTTTCTACTACATATTTTCCAAATATTAGTGTTAACATTTATCTGCATTATTACGGTGAACTTTTATCATTGTTTTATTCAATACAAATAGTCGTAGAAAAATGCCAAATTTCAATatcatattatttaaatattttatgggCATATATTTTCTAGGTTAGTGCAAATCAAAAGAACATTTGTAACGTTACAATAAAAGAACTACTTGACTCTGGAAAGTATTCTTTTGATTAGTTTGAGGAGTAAATTAGAACATACCTCCCCTCCACGATGATGGGTATTACCGATTGGATCAAAACTAAATTGTGTCTTCAGATCAGCTTTACTATTTTGTAACAATGGTATTGTTCCCTTTGGGCATGCAATGGTAGGCAGATGAGCTTCTGTCGCTATAGTGTCTGATGATGATTTGATTTTCAGCTCTGATGGATAAGAGGTGGGCTCCATCTGGTTGAAaagtttacaaataaaaaaatgttgggCAAATGAAACAAGTCATAAAACACTATCACATTactatttactccctccgtccccctaatataagagattttgatattttccttgcactgtttgaccactcgtcttattcaaaaaatttgtgtaaatataaaaaatgaacagTTGTGCTTAAattactttagataataaaataagtcacgaataaaataaataacaattctaaaattttttgaataagatgaatggtcaaacagtgcaagtaaaatgtcaaaatcccttatattataggacagagggagcAATATTTACTAAACTACAAACATATGCAGTCATATCCCCTTTCCTTCCATTGATAATAAAGAACAACCTAGATGCTCAATTAATTTTGCCAAATCAAGCAGTTGATTTGCgccaaagaaagaaaacaagtcCAACCACACCTTTTTTGTGTAATTGACTAATTGAGAAACATGAGTTGGATTAAGGACTTATTTGTACTATTTGATTATGGGGTTAGGATGAGAAGAATAAAGCTTGATAATATGAAAACGGAGAAAGAGAGTGTGAAATAGCAACATACCTGTATTATGTGCCCTTTCAACAATGGATGAGATAGTGCTGGTTGTAGATTGATATCGATGCAATGAAACACGTCGCCGTCTCCAGTCTATTAATTGTGAAATTTATATTGCTTGTCAACTAGACAAAggaattatatatgtaaatctAGAAGAATCGAAATTATATGGAGATATGAAATGAAAAAGGTGTGTAGATAGTACCTCAATGATCTTGTTGATAATCTTGTCGGAAATAGGTTGATCATAACTTGCTTCATGCTTTACATATCTACCTTCTTGTATTCCTGCCGCAAGGAGGACAAGATATGATATGAAAATTATCACTGGAAGTTCTAGTGGTTTGGTCATTGAGAAAACTGAATTGTTCACTATTCTAGGATACAGACCTACCGTTTTATAGGACATGGAGGGTGGCTACCGCTCTTACAGTAACCCCCGTTTTAATGAATTTGGTGGAAATGAACTGTCATGTCTTTGACTCAAAAGATATAGTGAAGATGGAAAAAACAAAAGACATGATGTATATAATCTGCGAATGATGTACGAGTATTAGTAGAGAAATCAAATATGACCGCTCAAGAAGAATGAATTTAATGCCTCCAGAGAATCTCATTTATTGCAGTTGCCAACTAAGAAAGATATAGAGCAATAAACTTAATAAATGCATGAAACTAGTCTatatttattagaaaatatataATCTACAGAATTATTGGCACAAAAAATATTGCAACGatatataaattgttgcaaTTAGTTAGTCAGTGATTGAGTCCACGACTCCTCCTCGTTGTAACCGTCCATGCTTCCCCATTCTTCTCTCTCGCTCTGTCCCTCTCTCTCGCCACGCGCAACCGTTGTCGGTCGTCGAGACGCCGCCACTGTGTGCCTCTTGGCTCCCAGGGCGCCGCCTTCCTGTTCTTCTCCTCTTCAACTCCTCATGTACTATTCCTCCTCTCCCACCCTCATCTCTCCCAATGTGGCGGTGTTCCTTCGGCTAGATCTAACCATCCCTGATCTCGGGTATCAGATCCGGGGCGAGGCCACCATGTAGATGGGGAGAGAGGCATGAA
This window of the Oryza sativa Japonica Group chromosome 4, ASM3414082v1 genome carries:
- the LOC4335155 gene encoding protein neprosin; the encoded protein is MTKPLELPVIIFISYLVLLAAGIQEGRYVKHEASYDQPISDKIINKIIETGDGDVFHCIDINLQPALSHPLLKGHIIQMEPTSYPSELKIKSSSDTIATEAHLPTIACPKGTIPLLQNSKADLKTQFSFDPIGNTHHRGGERAGCTTYDEIYGTQVAINVYEPKVRGQNDLSASWALMVNGPTGNYEGIGAGSIVWPNYHGDNFARFHIYWQVNTVNMPCFDHMCPGFVQVSTSVGIGGRIEPVSTYNGDQYEITVTISKDPKTGNWWLAYGRDKKPLGYWPPSIFTYMNEKASACFWGGQVHGPTVQLHLPELGSGHWAATGPGKAAYVRSIKVINKDSQYFIPGTHNTFSGSTRPFCYDAGDIRFNDDGARLLYGGPGNCTK